In Arthrobacter citreus, a single genomic region encodes these proteins:
- the mtaB gene encoding tRNA (N(6)-L-threonylcarbamoyladenosine(37)-C(2))-methylthiotransferase MtaB: MPEVAFHTLGCKVNHYETEAIWQLFKAAGYDRTEYESKADVYVINTCTVTNTGDKKSRQVIRRAVRKNPDAVICVTGCYAQTSPAEIMAIPGVDIVVGTQDRTKMLDYIEQFRVERQPINGVGNIMKARVYEELDVPAFTDRTRASLKIQEGCNNFCTFCIIPWARGLMRSRDPKEVVKQATQLVESGYKEIVLTGIHTGGYGQDMKDYNLSMLLKDLQTVEGLKRVRISSIEASQITDEVIEVLRHSNIVVRHLHVPLQSGSDTVLKRMRRKYTMAEFAERIEKLREVLPNCSITSDVIVGFPGETEEEFMETYNFILDNKFSELHVFPYSKRTGTPAARMEDQVDEEIKNQRVHRLIELSNQLAKEYASMFDGDVLEVIPEEKYAENGAVGQLIGYTDNYLKVVFEGTEDMIGKIVKVKIAEAGYPVNKGEFVRVLEDVTVN; this comes from the coding sequence ATGCCAGAAGTAGCTTTTCATACATTAGGCTGTAAAGTTAACCATTACGAAACAGAAGCAATTTGGCAGCTGTTTAAAGCAGCGGGCTATGATCGTACTGAATATGAAAGTAAAGCTGATGTTTATGTAATTAATACGTGTACAGTTACAAATACAGGTGACAAAAAAAGTAGGCAAGTAATCCGACGTGCTGTGCGTAAAAACCCAGATGCAGTAATTTGTGTAACTGGATGTTATGCACAAACATCTCCAGCGGAAATCATGGCGATTCCTGGGGTGGATATTGTTGTTGGTACACAGGATCGTACTAAAATGCTTGATTATATTGAACAATTTCGCGTAGAACGTCAACCAATTAATGGCGTAGGAAATATTATGAAAGCTCGAGTTTATGAAGAGTTAGACGTACCTGCTTTTACAGATCGTACGCGTGCTTCTTTAAAAATTCAAGAGGGCTGTAATAACTTCTGTACGTTCTGTATTATTCCTTGGGCTCGTGGTTTAATGCGCTCACGTGATCCAAAGGAAGTTGTTAAACAAGCAACTCAATTAGTTGAATCAGGCTATAAAGAAATCGTTTTAACTGGTATTCATACAGGTGGATACGGTCAAGACATGAAGGATTATAACTTATCAATGCTATTAAAAGATTTACAAACAGTTGAAGGCTTAAAGCGTGTTCGTATTTCTTCAATCGAAGCTAGTCAAATTACAGATGAAGTAATCGAAGTACTTCGTCATTCAAATATTGTAGTACGTCATTTACACGTACCTTTACAATCAGGATCTGATACTGTCTTAAAACGTATGCGTCGTAAATATACTATGGCAGAATTTGCTGAAAGAATTGAAAAATTACGTGAAGTATTACCAAACTGTTCAATTACATCTGATGTAATCGTAGGATTCCCAGGTGAAACTGAAGAAGAGTTTATGGAAACATACAACTTCATTCTAGACAATAAATTCTCAGAATTACACGTATTCCCATATTCAAAACGTACTGGTACACCAGCTGCACGTATGGAAGATCAAGTTGACGAAGAAATTAAAAATCAACGCGTACACCGTTTAATTGAATTATCAAATCAACTTGCAAAAGAATACGCATCAATGTTTGATGGAGATGTATTAGAAGTTATTCCGGAAGAAAAATATGCGGAAAATGGCGCAGTTGGACAATTAATTGGTTACACAGACAATTATCTAAAAGTCGTGTTCGAAGGAACAGAAGACATGATCGGTAAAATTGTAAAAGTCAAAATCGCTGAAGCTGGTTATCCAGTAAATAAAGGTGAATTTGTCCGAGTTTTAGAAGACGTTACTGTTAACTAA
- a CDS encoding epimerase has translation MKVILFGATGMVGQSVLKECLQDPTVNSIYSVGRSVTGIQHDKFHEIKHNNLFDLSQIENQLTGFDACFFCLGVSSFRMSEEEYRKITYDLTISIARTLSKLNLQMTFIYVTGSGTDTTEKGRTMWARVKGKTENDLLKLPFKGAYMFRPGAIIPHKDIKSKTKLYQSIYDITKPIYPVLKKLFPNSITTSQQIGRAMINIAKNGYPKPFIEVEDINKAALD, from the coding sequence ATGAAAGTTATACTTTTTGGAGCAACCGGAATGGTTGGTCAGAGTGTTTTAAAAGAATGCTTGCAAGATCCAACTGTCAATTCGATTTACTCAGTTGGTCGCAGTGTGACTGGAATCCAACACGATAAATTTCATGAAATTAAACACAATAATCTGTTTGATTTATCTCAAATTGAAAATCAGTTAACAGGATTTGATGCTTGTTTCTTTTGTCTTGGCGTATCATCCTTTAGGATGTCAGAGGAAGAATATCGCAAAATTACTTATGATCTTACAATCTCAATCGCACGCACATTATCGAAATTGAATCTGCAAATGACTTTTATTTACGTTACAGGTTCTGGCACTGATACCACGGAAAAAGGTCGCACTATGTGGGCAAGAGTAAAAGGAAAAACAGAAAATGACTTATTAAAATTACCGTTTAAGGGTGCATATATGTTCCGTCCCGGTGCAATTATTCCACATAAGGATATAAAATCAAAAACTAAATTATATCAAAGCATTTATGACATAACAAAACCGATTTATCCTGTCTTAAAAAAACTCTTCCCGAACTCGATAACAACTTCGCAACAAATTGGTCGAGCAATGATCAATATTGCAAAGAATGGGTACCCTAAACCATTTATTGAAGTTGAAGATATTAATAAAGCAGCATTAGATTAG
- a CDS encoding TetR/AcrR family transcriptional regulator — protein MIIYYLLMRLRDENKTEAIFNATIQLVNEIGFSEISISKIAKKANVSAATIYIYFENKEDMLKESYLKSKRLMSDSVIKGVDNTESTRLQFENYTRNFVEFIMKNSDYFLFIEQVSNSPLLQNWCLDESSNLFAQVFDMFENGKKQLLIKQEDVNLLVMYSMLPISQLAKNHIKGQFTLDESTLNKAIQMSWDAIKA, from the coding sequence ATAATCATTTATTATTTGCTCATGAGACTTAGAGATGAAAATAAAACAGAAGCAATTTTTAACGCTACGATTCAACTTGTAAATGAAATTGGTTTTTCAGAAATATCTATTTCAAAAATCGCTAAAAAAGCAAATGTATCTGCTGCAACCATTTATATTTATTTCGAAAATAAGGAGGACATGTTAAAAGAGAGTTATCTAAAATCCAAACGATTAATGAGTGACTCCGTTATTAAAGGCGTTGACAATACTGAATCTACTAGACTACAATTTGAAAATTATACAAGAAACTTCGTTGAATTTATAATGAAGAATAGTGATTACTTCCTCTTTATAGAGCAAGTATCTAACTCACCTTTACTACAAAATTGGTGCCTTGATGAAAGCTCTAATCTGTTTGCACAAGTCTTTGACATGTTTGAAAACGGAAAAAAACAATTATTAATTAAACAAGAGGACGTTAACTTATTAGTTATGTATTCGATGTTACCGATCTCACAATTAGCAAAGAATCATATCAAAGGTCAATTCACCCTTGATGAAAGTACACTTAATAAAGCTATACAGATGAGCTGGGATGCTATTAAGGCATAA
- a CDS encoding peptidoglycan-binding protein: MSSTSYAFGKGSEGPDVYVVQGMLKSIGSYSGKITGHYNYLTIKGVKYYQKTHGLPVTGAVDPNTFSSIMHSYESVKAGGGTGGAGEGGGAGGGAGEGGGAGGGAGGGAGEGGGAGGGAGGGAGEGGGAGGGAGGGAGEGGGAGGGAGGGAGEGGGAGGGAGGGAGEGGGQGGGTGGGTGEGGGQGGGTEQPQPGKGGTEQPQPGKGGTEQPQPGKGGTEQPQPGKGGNEQPEPEKGGNENPPPSKGGN; encoded by the coding sequence ATGTCATCTACTAGTTATGCATTTGGTAAAGGTTCAGAAGGTCCAGATGTATATGTTGTACAAGGTATGTTGAAATCGATAGGTAGTTACTCAGGTAAGATTACTGGACATTATAATTATTTAACGATTAAAGGTGTAAAATATTATCAAAAGACACATGGATTACCAGTTACTGGTGCAGTAGATCCGAATACTTTTTCATCAATCATGCACTCATATGAATCAGTAAAAGCTGGCGGAGGAACTGGCGGCGCAGGTGAAGGCGGCGGTGCTGGTGGCGGCGCAGGTGAAGGCGGCGGTGCTGGCGGAGGAGCTGGTGGCGGCGCAGGTGAAGGCGGCGGTGCTGGCGGAGGAGCTGGTGGTGGCGCAGGTGAAGGTGGCGGTGCTGGCGGAGGAGCTGGTGGTGGCGCAGGTGAAGGCGGCGGTGCTGGCGGAGGAGCTGGTGGTGGCGCAGGTGAAGGCGGCGGTGCTGGCGGAGGAGCTGGTGGCGGCGCAGGTGAAGGCGGTGGCCAAGGTGGAGGAACTGGTGGTGGCACAGGTGAAGGCGGCGGCCAAGGTGGCGGAACAGAGCAACCTCAACCAGGTAAAGGCGGAACAGAACAACCTCAACCAGGAAAAGGTGGAACAGAACAGCCTCAACCAGGTAAAGGCGGAACGGAACAGCCTCAACCAGGTAAAGGTGGAAATGAACAACCTGAGCCAGAAAAAGGTGGCAATGAAAATCCTCCACCAAGTAAAGGTGGAAATTAA
- a CDS encoding transporter, giving the protein MHSRSFREYVQGSIQIGMGMGIISLLARWVTGTTILSSPESMIKYGVFGGIGYAFLGAIALFVFSFIGKKVRGEFPDCLTIGDYLKKKLHPFGYWIMIGILILTSLHILYIQSMSASTLFHFLFNLPLYTEIFIFICFCVLFAGFGGLKMIHGLAGFQVITMFAAAILIPLYFFVKEGVQPVYDGIKLYHPYMLVMDHYDLWGFLFSGLLVGFGQFFFDITSWHRLFMIEAKKIPLTFSLSGLIWGIFPLSFSCLFIIVIFTGGFTDIQSILVGLANKITTPFFFILFVLCAFNAITSTFGAVLHSLTSLIVLNIIEPLKKTKSDQQKIRMAYLLSVVIGVIIFFSTVIQSKNIIELLFYSGNVYSALLFPILVIVFSKGKTANYVPLSIIISIILSYVVQPYVGEFQSIWLSSLFSIIIIMICFSISLFTHKKNFTISEK; this is encoded by the coding sequence GTGCATTCACGTTCATTTAGAGAATACGTGCAAGGCTCTATTCAAATTGGCATGGGAATGGGAATCATTTCTCTCTTGGCACGTTGGGTAACAGGTACTACAATTTTATCTTCGCCAGAATCTATGATTAAATATGGCGTATTTGGTGGAATTGGTTATGCATTTTTAGGAGCTATTGCTTTGTTTGTATTTAGTTTTATTGGGAAAAAAGTTCGTGGAGAATTTCCTGATTGTTTAACAATAGGAGATTATTTGAAGAAAAAGCTCCATCCATTTGGTTATTGGATTATGATTGGTATATTAATCTTAACTAGCCTGCACATATTATATATTCAATCTATGTCAGCATCTACTTTATTTCATTTTTTATTTAATTTACCACTGTATACTGAAATTTTCATTTTTATTTGTTTTTGTGTCCTATTTGCTGGCTTTGGTGGATTAAAGATGATACATGGATTAGCAGGATTTCAAGTGATTACAATGTTTGCAGCTGCAATCTTAATCCCTTTATATTTTTTCGTAAAAGAAGGCGTTCAACCTGTATATGATGGAATTAAATTATATCATCCATACATGTTAGTCATGGATCATTACGATTTATGGGGATTTCTATTTTCAGGTCTGTTAGTAGGATTTGGTCAGTTTTTCTTCGACATTACTTCATGGCATCGATTATTTATGATTGAAGCTAAGAAAATTCCGCTAACATTCTCGTTATCTGGGCTAATATGGGGAATTTTCCCTCTTTCATTTTCGTGTCTTTTTATCATTGTCATTTTTACAGGTGGATTTACAGATATTCAATCAATATTAGTTGGTTTAGCAAATAAAATTACAACACCATTCTTTTTCATTCTTTTTGTTTTATGTGCATTTAATGCGATTACCTCGACATTCGGTGCAGTACTTCACTCACTTACTAGCTTAATCGTTCTTAATATAATTGAGCCATTAAAAAAAACAAAAAGTGATCAACAAAAAATAAGAATGGCCTATCTTTTGTCGGTCGTTATCGGAGTTATTATATTTTTCTCAACAGTTATTCAATCAAAAAATATTATCGAACTATTATTTTACTCAGGAAATGTCTATTCAGCATTGTTGTTTCCAATTTTGGTTATTGTCTTTAGTAAAGGAAAGACAGCTAACTACGTACCTTTAAGTATCATAATAAGTATTATACTATCTTATGTTGTTCAACCGTATGTAGGCGAATTTCAAAGTATTTGGTTAAGTTCATTATTTTCTATAATTATTATAATGATTTGTTTTTCAATCAGCTTATTTACTCATAAAAAAAACTTTACGATCTCGGAAAAATAG